From Arthrobacter sp. FW306-2-2C-D06B, a single genomic window includes:
- a CDS encoding HIT family protein, whose translation MSTLFTKIINGEIPGRFVWKDDDVVAFLTIAPLTDGHTLVVPRAEVDRWTDVPPDLLNKVMSVAQTIGKAQVEAFGAPRAGLSVVGFEVEHFHVHVFPAESLADFDFGTVEHNPDPARLDANAAKLRAGLIAAGHGDSVPAD comes from the coding sequence ATGAGCACACTGTTTACCAAGATCATCAACGGCGAGATTCCCGGACGATTTGTCTGGAAGGACGACGACGTCGTGGCCTTCCTGACCATTGCCCCGCTTACCGACGGCCACACGCTCGTGGTGCCGCGCGCAGAGGTGGACCGCTGGACTGACGTCCCCCCTGATCTCCTCAACAAAGTCATGTCCGTCGCGCAGACAATCGGGAAGGCACAAGTGGAGGCGTTTGGCGCACCACGGGCAGGACTCTCCGTAGTGGGCTTCGAAGTGGAGCATTTCCACGTGCACGTCTTCCCGGCAGAATCCCTGGCCGATTTCGACTTCGGAACCGTAGAGCACAACCCGGACCCTGCGAGGCTCGATGCGAACGCGGCGAAACTCCGCGCCGGCCTCATCGCCGCCGGACACGGCGACTCCGTTCCGGCGGACTGA
- the hrpA gene encoding ATP-dependent RNA helicase HrpA, whose product MTLHISYPAELPVSERREDLMAAIAANQVTIIAGETGSGKTTQIPKMCLELGLGDKGLIGHTQPRRLAARTVAERIAFEMGVEIGQEVGFQVRFTGEVSRATKIKLMTDGILLAEIQRDKLLRKYSAIIIDEAHERSLNIDFILGYLKRILPQRPDLKVIITSATIDPQRFARHFGSEEEPAPIIEVSGRTYPVEIRYRPLSQPAGGSASGEDEDASDDELEEDRDPLDAVCDAVDELSLEAPGDILVFFSGEREIRDAAEALNGRIQANRRLAGTEVLPLFARLSLQEQHRVFNPGGKRRIILATNVAETSLTVPGIKYVIDTGTARISRYSHRTKVQRLPIERVSQASASQRSGRCGRVSEGIAIRLYSEEDFESRPPFTDPEILRTNLAAVILQMTAMGVARGPKDVENFPFVEPPDSRAINDGVTLLRELGALSAARTGDGGAPPAIDGGNTRAGGAENRGGLTAVGQKLAQLPVDPRLGRMIVEAGRRGCVKEVMILAAALTIQDPRERPSDKQQLAAEKHARFRDENSDFTGFLNLWNYIQEKQQELSSTQFRRLCRNEFINYLRVREWQDLFQQLRQLAKPLGITIDNKREADPVGNNEGIHISLLSGLLSHIGMLDERKREYAGARGSRFAIFPGSALFKKSPAFVMAAELVETSRLWARVAAKFDPLWAEQVAPDLVKRSYSEPHWSTRTGSVMAHEKVMLYGVPIIPNRRINYGRIDPELCRELFIRHALVEGDWKTHHKFFHRNRALLHEIEELETRMRRRDILVDDHTLFEFYDARIGKDVVSERHFDKWWKEARQQDPTLLDFDQSLLISEDAEALDDSAYPKTWLHKGFELPLSYEFHPVAPGSPPNPSDGVTAEVPVLFLNQLDDAAFRWQIPGQRVELVTALIKSLPKQIRKNFVPAPDVARQAAVALETDFDPASDDLETSLELVLRRIRGHIIPPGSWNWDAVPAHLRVSFKVVDSRGKVLDEGKDLAALQEQLAPATRRAIAESLGATPATTARANGPKGAPRAAGAGASGRNGGGATPQAAGFLSEQTGLTEWTFGAIERQVTRTVKGHDVTGFPALVDEGKSVGLRVFQTRAEQEPAMRGGVIRLLALRVPAPDRYVLEHLNNTEKLTFSQNPHGSVSALIADCVLAAIDKLTPAELPWDKAAFDALYELVRAELIDTVFTVTAVVERILGSTRRIEKQLKGSTSLALISALNDMKSQLEQLVFPGFVAQAGYAQLSQLPRYLAGIEKRLEKLPNNVQRDGLNMSVVQALEDDYDDAVSALLPGRRAGAELTRVRWMIEELRVSLFAVELGTAYSVSEKRIRTVLNQALAPA is encoded by the coding sequence ATGACACTTCATATTTCCTACCCCGCAGAGCTGCCCGTTTCCGAGCGCCGCGAGGACCTGATGGCGGCCATCGCCGCAAACCAGGTGACCATCATCGCCGGCGAAACCGGTTCCGGCAAGACCACCCAGATCCCCAAAATGTGCCTGGAACTCGGCCTCGGGGACAAGGGCCTGATCGGCCACACCCAGCCGCGACGCCTCGCCGCGCGTACCGTTGCCGAACGCATCGCCTTCGAAATGGGCGTGGAGATAGGGCAGGAAGTGGGCTTCCAGGTCCGTTTCACCGGCGAAGTCAGCAGGGCCACCAAAATCAAATTGATGACCGACGGCATCCTCCTGGCCGAGATCCAGCGGGACAAGCTGCTGCGGAAGTACAGCGCCATCATCATCGACGAGGCACACGAGCGCAGCCTCAACATCGACTTCATCCTGGGCTATCTGAAGCGGATCCTGCCGCAGAGGCCGGACCTGAAGGTCATCATCACCTCGGCGACCATCGACCCCCAGCGTTTCGCGAGGCATTTCGGCAGCGAAGAAGAACCTGCGCCGATCATCGAGGTCTCGGGCCGGACCTACCCGGTGGAAATCCGCTACCGTCCGCTGTCCCAGCCGGCCGGCGGCAGTGCCTCCGGCGAAGATGAGGACGCATCCGACGACGAGCTTGAGGAAGACCGCGACCCCCTCGACGCCGTGTGCGACGCCGTCGACGAACTCTCGCTCGAGGCTCCGGGAGACATCCTGGTGTTCTTCTCCGGCGAGCGCGAGATCCGCGACGCCGCGGAAGCCCTGAACGGCCGGATCCAAGCCAACCGCCGGCTGGCGGGCACGGAAGTCCTCCCATTGTTTGCCCGTTTGAGCCTGCAGGAGCAGCACAGGGTCTTCAACCCGGGCGGCAAGCGGCGGATCATCCTCGCCACCAACGTCGCGGAAACTTCGCTGACGGTGCCGGGCATCAAATACGTCATCGACACTGGAACGGCCCGCATCTCCCGCTACTCGCACCGCACCAAGGTGCAGCGGTTGCCGATCGAACGTGTTTCGCAGGCATCGGCAAGCCAGCGTTCCGGCCGCTGCGGTCGCGTCTCCGAGGGTATCGCCATCCGGCTCTATTCCGAAGAAGACTTCGAGTCCCGCCCCCCGTTCACTGATCCGGAGATCCTGAGGACCAACCTCGCCGCCGTCATCCTGCAGATGACGGCCATGGGCGTCGCCCGCGGCCCCAAAGACGTCGAAAACTTCCCCTTTGTCGAGCCGCCGGACTCCCGTGCCATCAACGACGGCGTCACGCTCCTGCGCGAACTCGGCGCCCTCAGCGCAGCGCGCACGGGCGACGGCGGCGCTCCCCCGGCCATCGACGGCGGCAACACTCGTGCCGGCGGCGCAGAAAACCGGGGCGGCCTGACCGCCGTCGGGCAGAAGTTGGCCCAACTCCCGGTCGACCCCCGGCTCGGCAGGATGATTGTGGAAGCCGGAAGGCGCGGCTGCGTCAAGGAAGTCATGATCCTGGCAGCGGCCTTGACCATCCAGGATCCCCGCGAGCGCCCAAGCGATAAGCAGCAGCTTGCCGCCGAGAAGCACGCGCGCTTCCGGGACGAGAACTCGGACTTCACCGGATTCTTGAATCTGTGGAACTACATCCAGGAAAAGCAGCAGGAGCTGTCCTCCACGCAGTTCCGCCGGCTGTGCAGGAACGAGTTCATCAACTACCTGCGCGTCCGCGAATGGCAGGACCTCTTCCAGCAATTGCGCCAGCTCGCCAAGCCGCTGGGCATCACTATCGACAACAAGCGCGAGGCCGACCCCGTAGGCAACAACGAGGGAATCCACATCAGCCTGCTCTCGGGACTGCTGAGCCACATCGGCATGCTGGATGAACGCAAGCGCGAATACGCCGGAGCACGCGGCAGCCGATTCGCCATCTTCCCGGGCTCGGCGTTGTTCAAGAAGTCGCCCGCTTTTGTGATGGCTGCGGAGTTGGTTGAAACCAGCCGGCTCTGGGCCCGGGTCGCGGCGAAATTCGATCCCCTGTGGGCCGAGCAAGTTGCACCGGATCTCGTGAAGCGCTCCTACAGCGAGCCCCACTGGTCCACCCGGACGGGCTCGGTCATGGCCCACGAGAAGGTGATGCTCTACGGAGTTCCCATCATCCCGAACCGCCGCATCAACTACGGCAGGATCGACCCCGAACTCTGCCGCGAACTCTTCATCCGGCATGCCCTCGTAGAAGGCGACTGGAAGACCCACCACAAATTCTTCCACCGCAACCGCGCTTTGCTCCACGAGATCGAGGAACTCGAGACGCGGATGCGCCGCCGGGACATCCTGGTGGACGACCACACGCTGTTCGAGTTCTACGACGCCAGGATCGGCAAGGACGTGGTTTCCGAACGCCACTTCGACAAATGGTGGAAGGAAGCCCGCCAGCAGGACCCCACCTTGTTGGACTTCGACCAATCGCTGCTCATCAGCGAGGACGCCGAAGCCCTGGATGATTCCGCCTACCCGAAAACCTGGCTGCACAAGGGCTTTGAGCTGCCCCTGAGCTACGAGTTCCATCCCGTGGCTCCCGGCTCGCCGCCCAATCCCTCGGACGGGGTCACAGCCGAGGTTCCCGTGCTGTTCCTCAACCAGCTCGACGACGCCGCCTTCCGATGGCAGATACCGGGCCAGCGGGTCGAGCTCGTCACGGCCTTGATCAAGTCGCTGCCCAAACAGATCCGCAAGAACTTCGTGCCGGCCCCGGACGTGGCCCGGCAAGCGGCTGTTGCGTTGGAAACCGACTTCGATCCCGCCTCGGACGATCTCGAAACCTCACTCGAGCTGGTGCTGCGCCGTATCCGGGGTCACATCATTCCTCCGGGATCGTGGAATTGGGACGCTGTGCCGGCGCACCTCCGCGTCAGCTTCAAGGTAGTGGACAGCCGCGGCAAGGTGCTCGACGAAGGCAAGGACCTGGCCGCGCTCCAGGAACAGCTGGCCCCGGCTACCCGCCGGGCCATCGCCGAATCCCTTGGGGCAACCCCCGCGACGACGGCACGCGCCAACGGTCCGAAGGGCGCCCCACGTGCCGCGGGTGCCGGAGCCTCCGGTCGAAACGGCGGTGGCGCGACCCCGCAGGCCGCCGGATTCCTGTCCGAGCAAACCGGGCTCACCGAGTGGACTTTCGGAGCTATCGAACGCCAAGTCACGCGCACGGTGAAAGGGCACGATGTCACGGGGTTTCCCGCTCTCGTGGATGAGGGAAAATCCGTGGGGTTGCGCGTGTTCCAGACCCGGGCGGAGCAGGAGCCTGCAATGCGCGGCGGCGTGATCCGGCTGCTGGCCCTGCGGGTTCCGGCCCCGGACCGCTACGTCCTGGAACATTTGAACAACACCGAGAAGTTGACGTTCAGCCAGAACCCGCATGGTTCGGTGAGCGCCTTGATCGCGGACTGCGTCCTGGCGGCCATAGACAAGCTGACTCCGGCCGAACTTCCTTGGGACAAGGCGGCGTTCGATGCCCTGTACGAACTGGTCCGCGCCGAACTGATCGACACCGTCTTCACGGTGACCGCCGTCGTCGAACGCATCCTGGGGAGCACCCGGCGGATCGAGAAGCAACTCAAGGGCAGCACGAGCCTCGCCTTGATCAGTGCGCTCAACGATATGAAGAGCCAACTGGAGCAACTCGTGTTCCCCGGTTTTGTGGCACAGGCGGGCTACGCCCAGCTGAGCCAGCTGCCGCGGTACTTGGCCGGAATCGAGAAGCGCCTCGAAAAGCTCCCCAACAACGTGCAGCGCGACGGGCTGAACATGTCGGTGGTGCAGGCGTTGGAAGACGACTACGACGACGCCGTCTCCGCGTTGCTCCCCGGCCGACGGGCAGGAGCGGAGTTAACACGGGTGCGCTGGATGATCGAAGAACTCCGCGTGAGCCTTTTCGCCGTCGAACTCGGCACAGCCTACTCGGTCTCGGAAAAGCGCATCCGGACGGTTCTCAACCAGGCGCTGGCACCCGCATAG
- a CDS encoding sulfurtransferase yields MATLIDVAALKDRMDAGKRTVLLDVRWVLGDPHGHSHFRQGHIPGAVYVDLHNELADPTAEGQGRHPLPPTAALQRSARAWGINDGDTVVAYDDSGSTAAARLWWLLRDAGFHSVFLLDGGLGAWGAAGHPLAQDEQPPVPGDVVLGHGHMDAITMDEAAEWHNHGILLDARAGERYRGEIEPIDPRAGHIPGALSAPTAGNLGPDGTFLRAAQLRNRFAALGIDEGSKVAVYCGSGVTAAHEIAALEIAGFRAALFPGSFSQWSSLEANPVVTGAAPLGTPGP; encoded by the coding sequence ATGGCCACCCTCATTGACGTAGCCGCGCTCAAGGACCGCATGGATGCGGGCAAGCGCACGGTGTTGCTTGATGTCCGGTGGGTGTTGGGCGATCCGCACGGCCATTCGCACTTTCGCCAGGGCCACATTCCAGGCGCGGTCTATGTCGACCTGCACAACGAACTCGCTGATCCCACGGCCGAGGGCCAAGGCAGGCACCCGTTGCCGCCAACCGCTGCGCTGCAGCGGAGCGCCCGTGCCTGGGGCATCAACGACGGCGACACCGTGGTCGCGTACGATGACAGCGGCAGCACCGCCGCGGCGCGGTTGTGGTGGCTGCTCCGGGACGCCGGTTTCCACTCCGTCTTCCTGCTCGACGGCGGATTGGGTGCCTGGGGCGCGGCCGGCCACCCGTTGGCGCAGGATGAGCAACCGCCGGTTCCGGGCGATGTGGTGCTGGGACACGGCCACATGGATGCGATCACGATGGACGAGGCAGCGGAGTGGCACAACCACGGAATTCTTCTCGATGCCCGGGCCGGGGAGCGTTACCGCGGCGAAATCGAACCCATTGATCCCCGCGCGGGACACATTCCCGGCGCGCTGAGCGCTCCCACAGCCGGAAACCTCGGACCGGACGGCACGTTCCTCCGCGCAGCCCAGCTCCGCAATAGATTTGCGGCCCTGGGCATCGACGAGGGCAGCAAGGTTGCGGTCTATTGCGGCTCCGGCGTTACCGCAGCCCACGAGATCGCCGCCCTCGAAATCGCCGGATTCAGGGCTGCCCTCTTTCCGGGCTCCTTTTCGCAATGGTCCTCGCTCGAAGCCAATCCGGTGGTCACCGGTGCGGCGCCCCTTGGCACTCCGGGTCCCTGA
- a CDS encoding NAD(P)-dependent alcohol dehydrogenase produces the protein MTPGRPVPPPLGKPLVVADDTAEAAPSTPGAHGTPTLAAAYGATSADSGLVPLTVARRVPKEDDVEIEIDFCGLCHSDVHATRGEWGAQDYPLVPGHEIVGRVRSVGSAVDDFAPGDLVGVGCMVDSCRECGSCLEGLEQYCERGNVGTYGVKDTRNSNSITQGGYSTSVVVDRRFVLRVPEGLDPAAAAPLLCAGITTYSPLRYFDVEEGDVVGVVGLGGLGHMAVKIAKAMGAHVVVFTTSEAKFEAAIELGADDVILSKDPEAMEGANRTIDVMIDTVAAPHDLNPYFRTLRLNGALFQLGLPPTDMPPVNPGALIRRRLSYAGSLIGGIAETQEMLDFCAEHGVVSDVEVVTARQLNEAYDRMVAGDVKYRFVLDTKTLQPASEKADV, from the coding sequence ATGACTCCCGGACGCCCCGTTCCTCCGCCCCTTGGCAAGCCGCTGGTCGTGGCTGACGACACAGCGGAGGCCGCCCCATCAACACCCGGCGCGCACGGCACGCCGACACTCGCGGCCGCATACGGCGCCACATCTGCGGACAGCGGCCTTGTCCCGCTGACCGTGGCGCGCCGCGTTCCCAAGGAAGACGACGTCGAGATCGAGATCGATTTCTGCGGCCTCTGCCACTCCGATGTCCACGCGACACGGGGCGAATGGGGGGCCCAGGACTATCCGTTGGTCCCAGGCCACGAAATCGTGGGCCGGGTCCGCAGCGTGGGCTCCGCCGTCGACGACTTCGCACCGGGAGACTTGGTCGGCGTCGGCTGCATGGTGGACTCCTGCCGCGAGTGCGGCAGCTGCCTCGAAGGCCTGGAGCAGTATTGCGAACGCGGAAACGTTGGCACCTATGGGGTGAAGGACACGCGGAACAGCAACTCCATCACCCAGGGCGGGTACTCCACCTCGGTGGTGGTTGACCGCCGCTTCGTTCTCCGGGTGCCAGAGGGCCTTGACCCTGCAGCGGCGGCGCCGTTGCTGTGCGCTGGCATCACCACCTACTCGCCGCTGCGCTACTTCGACGTCGAGGAGGGGGACGTCGTCGGCGTCGTCGGACTCGGTGGGCTGGGCCACATGGCGGTCAAGATTGCGAAGGCCATGGGGGCGCACGTAGTTGTCTTCACCACCTCGGAGGCCAAGTTCGAGGCGGCAATAGAACTTGGTGCCGACGACGTGATCCTCTCGAAGGATCCCGAGGCAATGGAAGGCGCCAACCGCACCATCGACGTCATGATCGACACAGTTGCGGCGCCCCATGACCTGAACCCGTACTTCCGTACCTTGCGGCTGAACGGTGCCCTCTTCCAATTGGGGCTGCCTCCCACCGACATGCCCCCGGTCAACCCCGGCGCGCTGATCCGGCGCCGCCTCTCCTATGCAGGCTCGTTGATCGGCGGCATTGCCGAGACCCAGGAAATGCTGGACTTCTGTGCCGAGCACGGCGTAGTGAGCGACGTCGAAGTCGTCACTGCCCGGCAACTCAACGAAGCCTACGACCGCATGGTTGCCGGCGACGTCAAATACCGTTTCGTCCTCGATACCAAGACCCTTCAGCCCGCTTCGGAAAAGGCAGACGTATGA